A genome region from Glycine max cultivar Williams 82 chromosome 5, Glycine_max_v4.0, whole genome shotgun sequence includes the following:
- the LOC100306194 gene encoding EG45-like domain containing protein-like precursor, which translates to MHHILSMYKIMSAATLFIFFIVLLHHSNADVGTASRYSPPYLPSGCYGTEATQFPSSNLFAAAGDGIWDNGAACGRQYLVRCISAEQPRTCIPDQSIQIKIVDYAATAVSPASAGGTTMVLSDKAFGTIANTSAALINIEFQQV; encoded by the exons ATGCATCATATTTTATCCATGTATAAGATCATGTCAGCAGCTACactcttcatctttttcataGTTCTGCTTCACCACTCTAACGCTGACGTTGGCACCGCTTCTCGCTACTCCCCTCCATATTTAC CATCGGGGTGTTACGGTACCGAAGCCACGCAGTTTCCGTCGAGCAATCTTTTTGCGGCGGCGGGAGATGGAATATGGGACAACGGAGCTGCCTGTGGGAGGCAATACCTAGTGAGATGTATAAGTGCGGAGCAACCTAGGACGTGCATTCCAGACCAGAGCATTCAGATTAAGATTGTTGATTACGCCGCCACGGCGGTGTCGCCGGCTTCCGCCGGTGGCACCACCATGGTTCTTTCCGACAAGGCTTTCGGGACTATAGCCAATACATCTGCCGCCTTGATCAACATAGAGTTCCAACA GGTATGA